From a region of the Bufo bufo chromosome 8 unlocalized genomic scaffold, aBufBuf1.1 SUPER_8_unloc_2, whole genome shotgun sequence genome:
- the LOC120982982 gene encoding uncharacterized protein LOC120982982 isoform X3, with amino-acid sequence MHAEPTLYYTSSGATLASITVRRCRSHMHAEPTLYYTSSGATLASITVRRCRSHMHAEPTLYYTSSGATLASITVRRCRSHMHAEPTLYYTSSGATLASITVRRCRSHMHAEPTLYYTSSGATLTSITVRGSRSHMHAEPTLYYTSSGATLASITVRRCRSHMHAEPTLYYTSSGATLASITVRGCRSHMHAEPTLYYTSSGATLASITVRRCRSHMHAEPTLYYTSSGATLASITVRGCRSHMHAEPTLYYTSSGATLASITVRRCRSHMHAEPTLYYTSSGATLTSITVRGSRSHMHAEPTLYYTSSGATLASITVRRCRSHMHAEPTLYYTSSGATLASITVRGCRSHMHAEPTLYYTSSGATLASITVRRCRSHMHAEPTLYYTSSGATLASITVRRCRSHMHAEPTLYYTSSGATLASITVRRCRSHMHAEPTLYYTSSGATLASITVRGCRSHTVLYLLWCHAAFPEGSVGSLVVGGQVQMIFY; translated from the exons atgcatgccgagcccacactGTACTATACCTCCTCTGGTGCCACGCTGGCCTCCATTACAGTCAGgagatgcaggtcccacatgcatgccgagcccacactGTACTATACCTCCTCTGGTGCCACGCTGGCCTCCATTACAGTCAGgagatgcaggtcccacatgcatgccgagcccacactGTACTATACCTCCTCTGGTGCCACGCTGGCCTCCATTACAGTCAGGAGATGCAG gtcccacatgcatgctgagcccacactgTACTATACCTCCTCTGGTGCCACGCTGGCCTCCATTACAGTCAGgagatgcaggtcccacatgcatgccgagcccacactGTACTATACCTCCTCCGGTGCCACACTGACCTCCATTACAGTCAGGGGAtccaggtcccacatgcatgccgagcccacactGTACTATACCTCCTCTGGTGCCACGCTGGCCTCCATTACAGTCAGgagatgcaggtcccacatgcatgccgagcccacactGTACTATACCTCCTCTGGTGCCACGCTGGCCTCCATTACAGTCAGGggatgcaggtcccacatgcatgctgagcccacactgTACTATACCTCCTCTGGTGCCACGCTGGCCTCCATTACAGTCAGgagatgcaggtcccacatgcatgccgagcccacactGTACTATACCTCCTCTGGTGCCACGCTGGCCTCCATTACAGTCAGGggatgcaggtcccacatgcatgctgagcccacactgTACTATACCTCCTCTGGTGCCACGCTGGCCTCCATTACAGTCAGgagatgcaggtcccacatgcatgctgagcccacactgTACTATACCTCCTCCGGTGCCACACTGACCTCCATTACAGTCAGGGGAtccaggtcccacatgcatgccgagcccacactGTACTATACCTCCTCTGGTGCCACGCTGGCCTCCATTACAGTCAGgagatgcaggtcccacatgcatgccgagcccacactGTACTATACCTCCTCTGGTGCCACGCTGGCCTCCATTACAGTCAGGggatgcaggtcccacatgcatgctgagcccacactgTACTATACCTCCTCTGGTGCCACGCTGGCCTCCATTACAGTCAGgagatgcaggtcccacatgcatgccgagcccacactGTACTATACCTCCTCTGGTGCCACGCTGGCCTCCATTACAGTCAGgagatgcaggtcccacatgcatgccgagcccacactGTACTATACCTCCTCTGGTGCCACGCTGGCCTCCATTACAGTCAGgagatgcaggtcccacatgcatgccgagcccacactGTACTATACCTCCTCTGGTGCCACGCTGGCCTCCATTACAGTCAGGggatgcag GTCCCACACTGTACTATACCTCCTCTGGTGCCACGCTGCATTCCCTGAAGGTAGTGTCGGTTCTTTGGTCGTTGGCGGACAGGTACAAATGATTTTCTACTAA
- the LOC120982982 gene encoding uncharacterized protein LOC120982982 isoform X4 yields the protein MHAEPTLYYTSSGATLTSITVRGSRSHMHAEPTLYYTSSGATLASITVRRCRSHMHAEPTLYYTSSGATLASITVRGCRSHMHAEPTLYYTSSGATLASITVRRCRSHMHAEPTLYYTSSGATLASITVRRCRSHMHAEPTLYYTSSGATLASITVRRCRSHMHAEPTLYYTSSGATLASITVRGCRSHMHAEPTLYYTSSSATLASITVRRCRSHMHAEPTLYYTSSGATLASITVRRCRSHMHAEPTLYYTSSGATLASITVRGCRSHTVLYLLWCHAAFPEGSVGSLVVGGQVQMIFY from the coding sequence atgcatgctgagcccacactgTACTATACCTCCTCCGGTGCCACACTGACCTCCATTACAGTCAGGGGAtccaggtcccacatgcatgccgagcccacactGTACTATACCTCCTCTGGTGCCACGCTGGCCTCCATTACAGTCAGgagatgcaggtcccacatgcatgccgagcccacactGTACTATACCTCCTCTGGTGCCACGCTGGCCTCCATTACAGTCAGGggatgcaggtcccacatgcatgctgagcccacactgTACTATACCTCCTCTGGTGCCACGCTGGCCTCCATTACAGTCAGgagatgcaggtcccacatgcatgccgagcccacactGTACTATACCTCCTCTGGTGCCACGCTGGCCTCCATTACAGTCAGgagatgcaggtcccacatgcatgccgagcccacactGTACTATACCTCCTCTGGTGCCACGCTGGCCTCCATTACAGTCAGgagatgcaggtcccacatgcatgccgagcccacactGTACTATACCTCCTCTGGTGCCACGCTGGCCTCCATTACAGTCAGGggatgcaggtcccacatgcatgctgagcccacactgTACTATACCTCCTCTAGTGCAACGCTGGCCTCCATTACAGTCAGgagatgcaggtcccacatgcatgccgagcccacactGTACTATACCTCCTCTGGTGCCACGCTGGCCTCCATTACAGTCAGgagatgcaggtcccacatgcatgccgagcccacactGTACTATACCTCCTCTGGTGCCACGCTGGCCTCCATTACAGTCAGAGGATGCAGGTCCCACACTGTACTATACCTCCTCTGGTGCCACGCTGCATTCCCTGAAGGTAGTGTCGGTTCTTTGGTCGTTGGCGGACAGGTACAAATGATTTTCTACTAA
- the LOC120982982 gene encoding uncharacterized protein LOC120982982 isoform X1 yields MHAEPTLYYTSSGATLASITVRRCRSHMHAEPTLYYTSSGATLASITVRRCRSHMHAEPTLYYTSSGATLASITVRRCRSHMHAEPTLYYTSSGATLASITVRRCRSHMHAEPTLYYTSSGATLTSITVRGSRSHMHAEPTLYYTSSGATLASITVRRCRSHMHAEPTLYYTSSGATLASITVRGCRSHMHAEPTLYYTSSGATLASITVRRCRSHMHAEPTLYYTSSGATLASITVRGCRSHMHAEPTLYYTSSGATLASITVRRCRSHMHAEPTLYYTSSGATLTSITVRGSRSHMHAEPTLYYTSSGATLASITVRRCRSHMHAEPTLYYTSSGATLASITVRGCRSHMHAEPTLYYTSSGATLASITVRRCRSHMHAEPTLYYTSSGATLASITVRRCRSHMHAEPTLYYTSSGATLASITVRRCRSHMHAEPTLYYTSSGATLASITVRGCRSHMHAEPTLYYTSSSATLASITVRRCRSHMHAEPTLYYTSSGATLASITVRRCRSHMHAEPTLYYTSSGATLASITVRGCRSHTVLYLLWCHAAFPEGSVGSLVVGGQVQMIFY; encoded by the exons atgcatgccgagcccacactGTACTATACCTCCTCTGGTGCCACGCTGGCCTCCATTACAGTCAGgagatgcaggtcccacatgcatgccgagcccacactGTACTATACCTCCTCTGGTGCCACGCTGGCCTCCATTACAGTCAGgagatgcaggtcccacatgcatgccgagcccacactGTACTATACCTCCTCTGGTGCCACGCTGGCCTCCATTACAGTCAGGAGATGCAG gtcccacatgcatgctgagcccacactgTACTATACCTCCTCTGGTGCCACGCTGGCCTCCATTACAGTCAGgagatgcaggtcccacatgcatgccgagcccacactGTACTATACCTCCTCCGGTGCCACACTGACCTCCATTACAGTCAGGGGAtccaggtcccacatgcatgccgagcccacactGTACTATACCTCCTCTGGTGCCACGCTGGCCTCCATTACAGTCAGgagatgcaggtcccacatgcatgccgagcccacactGTACTATACCTCCTCTGGTGCCACGCTGGCCTCCATTACAGTCAGGggatgcaggtcccacatgcatgctgagcccacactgTACTATACCTCCTCTGGTGCCACGCTGGCCTCCATTACAGTCAGgagatgcaggtcccacatgcatgccgagcccacactGTACTATACCTCCTCTGGTGCCACGCTGGCCTCCATTACAGTCAGGggatgcaggtcccacatgcatgctgagcccacactgTACTATACCTCCTCTGGTGCCACGCTGGCCTCCATTACAGTCAGgagatgcaggtcccacatgcatgctgagcccacactgTACTATACCTCCTCCGGTGCCACACTGACCTCCATTACAGTCAGGGGAtccaggtcccacatgcatgccgagcccacactGTACTATACCTCCTCTGGTGCCACGCTGGCCTCCATTACAGTCAGgagatgcaggtcccacatgcatgccgagcccacactGTACTATACCTCCTCTGGTGCCACGCTGGCCTCCATTACAGTCAGGggatgcaggtcccacatgcatgctgagcccacactgTACTATACCTCCTCTGGTGCCACGCTGGCCTCCATTACAGTCAGgagatgcaggtcccacatgcatgccgagcccacactGTACTATACCTCCTCTGGTGCCACGCTGGCCTCCATTACAGTCAGgagatgcaggtcccacatgcatgccgagcccacactGTACTATACCTCCTCTGGTGCCACGCTGGCCTCCATTACAGTCAGgagatgcaggtcccacatgcatgccgagcccacactGTACTATACCTCCTCTGGTGCCACGCTGGCCTCCATTACAGTCAGGggatgcaggtcccacatgcatgctgagcccacactgTACTATACCTCCTCTAGTGCAACGCTGGCCTCCATTACAGTCAGgagatgcaggtcccacatgcatgccgagcccacactGTACTATACCTCCTCTGGTGCCACGCTGGCCTCCATTACAGTCAGgagatgcaggtcccacatgcatgccgagcccacactGTACTATACCTCCTCTGGTGCCACGCTGGCCTCCATTACAGTCAGAGGATGCAGGTCCCACACTGTACTATACCTCCTCTGGTGCCACGCTGCATTCCCTGAAGGTAGTGTCGGTTCTTTGGTCGTTGGCGGACAGGTACAAATGATTTTCTACTAA
- the LOC120982982 gene encoding uncharacterized protein LOC120982982 isoform X2, protein MHAEPTLYYTSSGATLASITVRRCRSHMHAEPTLYYTSSGATLASITVRRCRSHMHAEPTLYYTSSGATLASITVRRCRSHMHAEPTLYYTSSGATLTSITVRGSRSHMHAEPTLYYTSSGATLASITVRRCRSHMHAEPTLYYTSSGATLASITVRGCRSHMHAEPTLYYTSSGATLASITVRRCRSHMHAEPTLYYTSSGATLASITVRGCRSHMHAEPTLYYTSSGATLASITVRRCRSHMHAEPTLYYTSSGATLTSITVRGSRSHMHAEPTLYYTSSGATLASITVRRCRSHMHAEPTLYYTSSGATLASITVRGCRSHMHAEPTLYYTSSGATLASITVRRCRSHMHAEPTLYYTSSGATLASITVRRCRSHMHAEPTLYYTSSGATLASITVRRCRSHMHAEPTLYYTSSGATLASITVRGCRSHMHAEPTLYYTSSSATLASITVRRCRSHMHAEPTLYYTSSGATLASITVRRCRSHMHAEPTLYYTSSGATLASITVRGCRSHTVLYLLWCHAAFPEGSVGSLVVGGQVQMIFY, encoded by the exons atgcatgccgagcccacactGTACTATACCTCCTCTGGTGCCACGCTGGCCTCCATTACAGTCAGgagatgcaggtcccacatgcatgccgagcccacactGTACTATACCTCCTCTGGTGCCACGCTGGCCTCCATTACAGTCAGgagatgcaggtcccacatgcatgccgagcccacactGTACTATACCTCCTCTGGTGCCACGCTGGCCTCCATTACAGTCAGGAGATGCAG gtcccacatgcatgccgagcccacactGTACTATACCTCCTCCGGTGCCACACTGACCTCCATTACAGTCAGGGGAtccaggtcccacatgcatgccgagcccacactGTACTATACCTCCTCTGGTGCCACGCTGGCCTCCATTACAGTCAGgagatgcaggtcccacatgcatgccgagcccacactGTACTATACCTCCTCTGGTGCCACGCTGGCCTCCATTACAGTCAGGggatgcaggtcccacatgcatgctgagcccacactgTACTATACCTCCTCTGGTGCCACGCTGGCCTCCATTACAGTCAGgagatgcaggtcccacatgcatgccgagcccacactGTACTATACCTCCTCTGGTGCCACGCTGGCCTCCATTACAGTCAGGggatgcaggtcccacatgcatgctgagcccacactgTACTATACCTCCTCTGGTGCCACGCTGGCCTCCATTACAGTCAGgagatgcaggtcccacatgcatgctgagcccacactgTACTATACCTCCTCCGGTGCCACACTGACCTCCATTACAGTCAGGGGAtccaggtcccacatgcatgccgagcccacactGTACTATACCTCCTCTGGTGCCACGCTGGCCTCCATTACAGTCAGgagatgcaggtcccacatgcatgccgagcccacactGTACTATACCTCCTCTGGTGCCACGCTGGCCTCCATTACAGTCAGGggatgcaggtcccacatgcatgctgagcccacactgTACTATACCTCCTCTGGTGCCACGCTGGCCTCCATTACAGTCAGgagatgcaggtcccacatgcatgccgagcccacactGTACTATACCTCCTCTGGTGCCACGCTGGCCTCCATTACAGTCAGgagatgcaggtcccacatgcatgccgagcccacactGTACTATACCTCCTCTGGTGCCACGCTGGCCTCCATTACAGTCAGgagatgcaggtcccacatgcatgccgagcccacactGTACTATACCTCCTCTGGTGCCACGCTGGCCTCCATTACAGTCAGGggatgcaggtcccacatgcatgctgagcccacactgTACTATACCTCCTCTAGTGCAACGCTGGCCTCCATTACAGTCAGgagatgcaggtcccacatgcatgccgagcccacactGTACTATACCTCCTCTGGTGCCACGCTGGCCTCCATTACAGTCAGgagatgcaggtcccacatgcatgccgagcccacactGTACTATACCTCCTCTGGTGCCACGCTGGCCTCCATTACAGTCAGAGGATGCAGGTCCCACACTGTACTATACCTCCTCTGGTGCCACGCTGCATTCCCTGAAGGTAGTGTCGGTTCTTTGGTCGTTGGCGGACAGGTACAAATGATTTTCTACTAA